The Flavobacterium commune genome contains a region encoding:
- a CDS encoding AsmA-like C-terminal region-containing protein codes for MSQKKAIFFKILKYIGITLISLLAFMFIAPYIFADKINAEIKKVANQKLNAKLDYSESNVSFFNHFPSLTVSLNDFKLNGSAPYQNENLITAKEIAFGIDVPSLIFGKSVNIDKIFLSNADINVKVNKEGFANYNVYKADKTKTTKKEEDSSLKLEKIEITNSKIVYDDLSTKLHFDIFGFNYIGKGDLSKAIFDLSSKAQIEKLNLLYDNEPYLMNKKVNADLITKVNVNSLSLIFEQNDLKINNLVVDFKGKFDFLKEGYNMDFILKTTNSNLHDFFTAFPPKFITWLEKTKLTGKTDCILSLKGNYIASKNIAPKLELDFKIKDGSINYNQSPATVTNLDVDFDTQLPSLNPDSLIVDLRNLSLNIDKESLKAKLYSTGTAVLDINAALNAKIDLEKLNRAIGIPDVELKGMLVANGTSKGKFDKKNGLFPVTNAVINLNNGFLKTKYYPNPITNIGIVSTISNPKGTFEDLKVVLQPAQFTFEGNPVFVKANLSNFDNLVYDVTAKGTLDIGKIYQVFSQKGLDVNGFIKADLALKGKQSDAEKGNYSKLKNSGTLEIRNIKLASEYLPKTFLIKEGIFKFNNDKMRFNTFLASYGQSDFQLNGYLQNVFNFMASKKGVLHGSFSMNSTYINADEFMSNTTANTTETTTSNAPTAAKTETGVIIVPPNLDLHFTANAQKVNLNGLELKNAKGSLNMKNGLLSMQNTGFDLIGCTVAMNATYKSVDSKNARFEYHIKANEFDIKRAYKEVKLFREMASAAEKAQGIISLDYNLKGRLNANMEPVFPSLLGNGVISVKNVKMYGMKMFGSVAKKTNKESIKNPELSQVDIKSSIKNNIITVERFKFKFAGFRPRIEGTTSLDGRLNLKMRLGLPPLGILGIPLTITGNKDNPKIKIGRQSEDLEETKDSIQ; via the coding sequence ATGTCTCAAAAAAAAGCTATATTTTTTAAAATCTTAAAATATATAGGAATCACGCTAATCAGTTTATTGGCTTTTATGTTTATTGCTCCTTATATTTTTGCAGATAAAATTAATGCTGAAATAAAAAAAGTAGCTAATCAAAAACTAAATGCTAAACTGGATTACTCTGAATCGAATGTTTCTTTTTTTAATCATTTTCCATCATTAACTGTAAGTTTAAATGATTTTAAACTTAATGGTTCGGCTCCTTATCAAAATGAAAATCTAATCACAGCTAAAGAAATTGCTTTTGGTATTGATGTTCCTAGTTTAATTTTTGGAAAATCAGTCAATATCGACAAAATATTTCTTTCTAATGCTGACATTAATGTAAAAGTCAACAAAGAAGGATTTGCAAATTACAACGTCTATAAAGCTGACAAAACTAAAACAACTAAAAAAGAAGAGGACAGCTCCTTAAAACTGGAGAAAATCGAAATAACCAACAGTAAAATTGTTTATGACGATTTATCGACTAAACTCCACTTTGACATTTTTGGTTTTAATTATATAGGAAAAGGCGATTTAAGCAAAGCTATATTTGATTTATCATCTAAAGCTCAAATTGAAAAACTCAATCTTTTGTATGATAACGAGCCTTATTTGATGAACAAAAAAGTCAATGCCGATTTGATTACCAAAGTAAATGTAAACTCGCTTTCATTAATTTTTGAACAAAATGACCTAAAAATAAACAATCTGGTTGTTGATTTCAAAGGAAAATTCGATTTCCTTAAAGAAGGTTACAATATGGATTTTATCCTAAAAACCACTAACAGTAACTTGCATGATTTTTTTACTGCTTTTCCGCCAAAATTCATCACTTGGCTTGAAAAAACGAAATTAACCGGAAAAACAGACTGTATATTATCCCTAAAAGGAAATTATATTGCCTCTAAAAATATTGCGCCAAAATTGGAATTGGATTTTAAAATCAAAGACGGAAGTATCAATTACAATCAAAGTCCAGCCACTGTAACCAACTTAGATGTTGATTTTGATACGCAATTGCCTTCTTTAAATCCTGATTCGCTTATTGTAGATCTAAGAAACCTATCGCTCAACATTGATAAAGAATCTTTGAAAGCAAAATTATACAGCACAGGAACTGCTGTTCTGGATATTAATGCTGCACTTAACGCCAAAATAGATCTGGAAAAACTAAATCGAGCAATCGGAATTCCTGATGTTGAATTAAAAGGAATGCTGGTAGCTAACGGAACTTCCAAAGGAAAATTCGATAAAAAGAACGGATTATTTCCTGTAACAAATGCCGTTATCAACTTAAACAATGGTTTTCTAAAAACGAAATATTATCCAAATCCAATTACGAATATTGGAATTGTTTCTACTATTTCGAATCCTAAAGGTACTTTCGAAGATTTGAAAGTAGTTTTACAACCCGCGCAATTTACTTTTGAAGGGAATCCGGTTTTTGTAAAAGCCAATTTGAGTAATTTTGACAATCTTGTGTATGATGTTACTGCCAAAGGAACTTTGGATATTGGTAAAATCTACCAGGTTTTTTCTCAAAAAGGACTCGACGTTAACGGTTTTATTAAAGCCGATTTAGCCCTAAAAGGAAAACAAAGCGATGCCGAAAAAGGAAACTATTCGAAACTTAAAAATAGTGGAACGCTTGAAATTAGAAACATCAAATTAGCATCTGAGTATTTACCAAAAACATTTCTTATAAAAGAAGGGATTTTTAAATTCAATAATGATAAGATGCGTTTCAATACTTTTTTGGCTTCTTATGGACAATCTGATTTTCAATTGAATGGTTATTTGCAAAATGTATTCAATTTCATGGCTTCAAAAAAAGGAGTTTTACACGGTTCTTTTTCTATGAATTCTACATACATTAACGCTGATGAATTCATGTCGAATACCACTGCAAATACAACCGAAACAACTACAAGCAATGCTCCAACTGCTGCTAAAACAGAAACAGGAGTAATTATTGTTCCGCCAAATTTAGATTTGCATTTTACAGCCAATGCGCAAAAAGTGAATCTCAACGGACTGGAACTTAAAAACGCAAAGGGAAGTTTGAACATGAAAAACGGCTTGCTTAGCATGCAAAATACCGGTTTTGATTTAATCGGTTGTACTGTTGCTATGAACGCTACTTACAAAAGTGTCGATTCTAAAAACGCAAGATTTGAATACCATATTAAAGCAAACGAATTTGATATCAAACGCGCTTATAAAGAAGTAAAACTCTTTAGAGAAATGGCCAGTGCTGCCGAAAAAGCACAGGGAATTATATCTTTAGACTATAATTTAAAAGGAAGATTAAATGCTAATATGGAACCTGTGTTTCCTTCATTGTTAGGAAATGGAGTTATCTCTGTAAAAAATGTCAAAATGTACGGCATGAAAATGTTTGGTAGCGTGGCTAAAAAAACCAATAAAGAGAGTATAAAAAACCCTGAACTGAGTCAAGTGGATATTAAGAGTTCTATTAAAAACAACATTATTACGGTAGAACGATTCAAGTTTAAATTTGCCGGATTCAGACCACGAATTGAAGGAACTACGAGCTTAGATGGAAGATTAAATCTTAAAATGAGACTCGGTTTACCACCTCTTGGAATCCTTGGAATTCCATTAACCATAACAGGAAATAAAGACAACCCGAAGATAAAAATAGGACGACAATCCGAAGATTTAGAAGAAACCAAAGATAGTATTCAGTAA
- a CDS encoding DUF6985 domain-containing protein has protein sequence MSIEITSKIIGQLRQEENFSDWWKSSEIEIPFFDKEKLSIIFMDFEPEHDKTFIAEADQALTSFLKLNSDDRNAISNLAYKNCMDFLEAVEIDSAYKALRQIKNKNEIWNFIQPSEIYVTRRPYNERDIYIQIACECDWEQEHGLQLVFRQGKKLTRISDQDGHLTEADAYGKSDSEDKLLSQFNQKENKNETEWWKFWK, from the coding sequence ATGAGCATTGAAATTACTTCAAAAATAATTGGGCAACTAAGACAAGAAGAAAATTTTTCTGATTGGTGGAAAAGTAGCGAAATTGAAATTCCGTTTTTTGACAAAGAAAAATTATCCATAATATTTATGGATTTTGAACCCGAACACGACAAAACATTTATTGCCGAAGCTGACCAAGCTTTGACATCCTTTTTGAAATTAAACTCTGACGATAGAAACGCAATTTCCAACCTTGCTTATAAAAACTGTATGGACTTTTTAGAAGCAGTTGAAATTGACTCAGCGTACAAAGCATTAAGACAAATAAAAAACAAAAACGAAATTTGGAATTTTATTCAACCATCTGAAATTTATGTAACGAGACGCCCCTACAATGAACGAGACATTTATATTCAAATTGCTTGTGAATGTGATTGGGAACAGGAACACGGACTTCAGCTTGTATTTCGACAAGGAAAGAAATTAACGAGAATAAGTGACCAAGACGGACATTTGACAGAAGCAGACGCTTATGGGAAATCCGATTCAGAAGATAAATTGTTAAGTCAATTTAACCAAAAAGAAAATAAAAATGAAACTGAGTGGTGGAAGTTTTGGAAATGA
- a CDS encoding LamG-like jellyroll fold domain-containing protein, translating to MKFKTLLFKQVPKALMICGLVLSSGNLCSQTLAFPEATGFGRFTTGARGAANPQIYLVTNLNDSGPGSFRDAVSQEGRFVIFKVGGIVNLQSQIVVAKNTTIAGQTAPGEGIVFLGPRVTFTGASNTIARYLRIRYGGTAQNQDASGLANGANMIFDHMTFTWGTDEVFSINWDSKGTSPDNITIQNSIIGQGLHRHNHSAGGLIQPSAGGKISLIGNLYICNKTRNNKIKGINEFVNNVVYNWGNYGNTYGHSESGDAYIMGGDSAGSSDVNIINNYFIGGPNTSTSVSTPFNRGNANFFLYGAGNYFDNNRNGILDGTLVPQDLTGYPTGDAASILPNPYDYPMKNPNLTAQGAFDKIVSSVGASYPRRDQVDNLMISDLLSKGTTATYVYVQSDLTSKFGFVNGGAGHVYGAPAPLDTDNDGMPDAWEDANGLNKNSADALAVSTTQAPYLNIEVYINGLTNQTPPDFIIPPTAITFNASSVETPPSSTVVLNWKDNSENETNFVIERSIDGTNFTQITEVPANTITYTNAGLVPNTKYYYRIKAITTTESSSYSDVNSVTTPAIPSAPAKTANPNPTNEFNYAEPTNGSLILKWTGSSNTTTYAVYIGTDPSNLNKVADVNYVASPSYSVSGLNSGTKYYWRVDATNVKGTATGNVWNFRTISEFPLNLVGHWPFKEAAGEGDEIADLSNYSNNGKLDSDFDNSTVKIIGKANNALNFSTSKSNNYMASIPNEDQIYLNKNSFSISFWMNAAPSLLPTGSTASAYLLCKGSFTKNTTTGATGKRYNIEFKSGELRFAIDDDVIKKELKGVGSRFYTGNWEHVVVMRDVTAHKLRLYLNGVLQSELDETGVTGIGEPTDLILGNIGTLELAVGTAPAPYKGKLDELKVFNYALSAAEIAAIYNTTVINAPSNLTFETNTVATPLASTTAILNWNDNSNNEANFVLESSLDGIDFEQIAELAANTTTYTDTNVVHSTKYYYRLKAINKTDSSNYSEVFEVVTEAAPAPVKATNSTPENGSYFLELPVANFNLAWKGNIDATKYTVYFGTDPENLSPLTDVSYSENLFYQLPLDLTSRVYYYWRVDATNDYGTTTGDVWSFRITTNEIVVHPNPVKEQVNINIPNYNSPNITATLMDTSGNKIFEKTLESNGNSKGNFKIHFTDRKMPGVYILNITGEDLNNNVKLLIK from the coding sequence ATGAAATTTAAAACTTTACTTTTTAAACAAGTCCCAAAAGCCTTAATGATTTGCGGACTTGTATTGAGTTCTGGGAATTTATGTTCCCAAACATTAGCCTTTCCAGAGGCTACAGGATTTGGAAGGTTTACCACTGGAGCAAGAGGTGCTGCTAATCCTCAAATTTATTTAGTTACCAATTTGAATGATAGCGGCCCAGGTTCGTTTCGTGATGCGGTAAGTCAAGAAGGTCGTTTTGTGATATTTAAAGTCGGTGGTATTGTTAACTTACAATCTCAGATTGTTGTGGCAAAGAACACCACCATTGCAGGACAAACAGCACCTGGAGAGGGAATTGTTTTTTTGGGACCAAGAGTCACATTTACAGGGGCCAGTAACACTATAGCCCGTTATCTTCGTATTCGCTATGGGGGAACTGCTCAAAATCAAGATGCATCCGGTTTAGCAAATGGAGCGAATATGATTTTCGACCACATGACTTTTACCTGGGGAACTGACGAAGTGTTTTCTATTAACTGGGATAGTAAAGGAACGAGTCCTGATAATATAACTATTCAGAATTCCATTATCGGTCAGGGATTACACCGTCATAATCATTCTGCGGGTGGTTTAATTCAGCCTTCGGCAGGTGGTAAGATTAGTTTAATTGGAAATTTATACATCTGTAATAAGACTCGTAATAACAAAATAAAAGGAATTAATGAGTTTGTAAACAACGTTGTTTATAATTGGGGTAACTATGGAAATACTTATGGACATAGTGAATCCGGAGATGCTTATATTATGGGAGGAGATTCTGCAGGAAGTTCTGATGTGAATATTATCAATAATTATTTTATTGGAGGTCCTAATACAAGTACTTCTGTTTCTACACCTTTTAACAGAGGTAATGCTAATTTCTTTTTATATGGTGCCGGGAATTATTTTGACAATAATAGAAACGGAATATTAGATGGAACACTAGTTCCTCAAGATCTAACTGGTTATCCAACCGGGGATGCAGCAAGTATTTTGCCAAATCCTTATGATTATCCAATGAAGAATCCAAATCTTACAGCTCAAGGGGCTTTTGATAAAATAGTTTCAAGCGTGGGAGCTTCATATCCAAGACGTGATCAAGTAGATAATTTAATGATTTCTGATTTGTTATCTAAAGGAACGACTGCAACTTATGTTTATGTTCAATCGGATTTAACTTCAAAGTTTGGTTTTGTAAACGGAGGTGCAGGACATGTTTATGGCGCACCAGCTCCTTTAGATACTGATAATGATGGTATGCCAGATGCTTGGGAAGATGCAAATGGATTGAATAAAAATAGTGCTGATGCTTTGGCAGTAAGCACAACGCAGGCACCTTATTTGAATATTGAAGTTTATATTAATGGCTTAACAAATCAGACGCCTCCTGATTTTATAATTCCTCCAACAGCAATTACTTTTAATGCTAGTTCAGTTGAAACTCCTCCTTCGAGTACAGTTGTTTTAAATTGGAAAGACAATTCAGAAAACGAAACTAATTTTGTAATTGAGCGTTCAATCGATGGAACAAACTTTACACAAATTACAGAAGTTCCAGCAAATACAATTACATATACTAATGCAGGTTTAGTTCCTAATACTAAATATTATTATCGTATAAAAGCCATTACAACTACCGAATCTTCAAGTTATAGCGATGTAAATTCAGTTACTACTCCAGCGATTCCTTCGGCACCAGCTAAAACTGCGAATCCGAATCCTACAAACGAATTTAACTATGCTGAGCCAACTAATGGAAGTCTTATCTTAAAATGGACTGGAAGTAGTAATACTACAACTTATGCAGTTTATATTGGTACAGATCCTTCGAACCTTAACAAAGTTGCCGATGTAAATTATGTTGCTAGCCCTTCTTATTCAGTGTCTGGTTTAAATTCAGGAACTAAATATTATTGGAGAGTAGATGCAACAAATGTTAAAGGTACAGCAACTGGGAATGTATGGAATTTTAGAACAATTTCTGAATTTCCTTTGAACTTGGTGGGGCATTGGCCATTTAAAGAAGCTGCCGGAGAAGGTGATGAAATTGCCGATTTGTCAAATTATAGTAATAATGGAAAATTAGATTCAGATTTTGATAATTCGACAGTAAAAATTATAGGGAAAGCTAATAATGCTCTTAATTTTTCGACATCAAAGAGCAATAATTATATGGCAAGTATTCCAAATGAAGATCAGATTTATTTAAATAAGAATTCATTTTCTATTTCATTTTGGATGAATGCGGCACCTAGTTTGCTACCAACTGGTTCAACAGCTTCTGCTTATTTATTGTGCAAAGGATCTTTTACAAAAAATACAACTACAGGAGCAACAGGTAAACGTTATAATATTGAATTCAAAAGTGGCGAACTTCGCTTTGCTATAGATGATGATGTTATTAAAAAAGAATTAAAAGGAGTAGGTTCAAGATTCTACACTGGAAACTGGGAACATGTTGTTGTAATGCGAGATGTTACTGCCCATAAATTACGTTTGTATTTGAATGGCGTACTTCAGAGTGAACTTGACGAAACAGGAGTAACCGGTATTGGTGAACCAACTGATTTGATTCTTGGAAATATTGGTACACTTGAATTAGCTGTAGGCACGGCTCCTGCTCCTTACAAAGGGAAATTAGATGAGTTAAAGGTATTTAATTACGCTTTATCGGCTGCTGAAATTGCTGCAATATACAACACAACAGTTATCAACGCTCCATCTAATCTAACATTCGAAACGAACACTGTGGCAACTCCGCTAGCTTCAACTACAGCTATTTTAAATTGGAATGACAATTCAAATAATGAAGCTAATTTTGTGTTAGAAAGTTCATTGGATGGTATTGATTTTGAGCAAATTGCAGAACTTGCTGCTAATACAACAACTTATACTGATACAAATGTAGTTCATAGTACTAAATACTACTATCGATTGAAAGCAATAAACAAAACGGATTCGTCTAATTACAGCGAAGTATTTGAGGTTGTTACCGAAGCTGCTCCGGCACCGGTAAAAGCGACTAATTCAACTCCGGAAAATGGATCTTACTTTTTAGAGTTGCCTGTAGCAAATTTCAATTTAGCCTGGAAAGGAAATATAGATGCAACAAAGTACACGGTATATTTTGGAACTGATCCGGAAAATCTAAGCCCACTGACTGATGTTTCTTATTCAGAGAATTTATTTTATCAATTGCCTTTGGATTTAACTTCCAGAGTGTATTATTACTGGAGAGTAGATGCTACAAATGATTACGGAACAACAACAGGTGATGTGTGGAGTTTTAGAATAACTACAAATGAAATTGTTGTACATCCAAATCCTGTAAAAGAACAAGTGAATATTAATATCCCGAATTATAATTCTCCAAATATTACAGCTACTTTGATGGATACTAGTGGAAATAAAATTTTCGAAAAAACTTTAGAAAGCAATGGTAATAGTAAAGGCAATTTTAAAATACATTTTACCGATAGAAAAATGCCGGGAGTTTATATTCTAAACATTACAGGCGAAGATTTAAACAACAATGTGAAATTATTAATCAAATAA
- a CDS encoding ABC transporter permease: protein MNLEYFIAKRLITAKDNKSSISAPIIKIAISAIAIGMIMMIVSVATGIGLQQKIREKISAFNGHIIIANFDNNKSDATLVPVSKNQKFYPKFSSVPEVSHVQAVASKAGIIRTAEAFEGIVFKGVGTDYKWDNIKEYLVSGRLPNLSASLNSEVLISQFLANRLKLKVDDEFNTFFMREGQNKLPNIRRFKIVGIFNSGFQEFDATYVLGDIRHIQRINKWKPDQVGAFEVFVNDFDNIETVGEQVYEHTGSTLDSQTIVEKYSYIFEWLQLFDFNIVVILIVMILVATINMVVALLVLILERTQMIGILKAIGASNWTIRKMFLYNASYLIFQGLFWGNLIGIAILLIQKYFGIVELNPENYYVNQAPVYINVVYIILLNVLTVGVCFLVLLIPSYIITKITPVKAIRFD, encoded by the coding sequence TTGAATTTAGAATATTTCATTGCCAAAAGACTTATTACTGCTAAAGATAATAAAAGTAGCATATCTGCGCCTATTATAAAAATTGCAATTTCGGCTATTGCTATCGGAATGATTATGATGATTGTGTCGGTGGCAACAGGAATTGGACTTCAGCAAAAGATTCGCGAAAAAATTTCCGCATTCAACGGACATATTATTATTGCTAATTTTGATAATAATAAATCTGATGCTACTTTGGTTCCGGTTTCTAAAAATCAAAAATTTTATCCTAAATTTAGTTCAGTGCCCGAAGTAAGTCATGTTCAGGCTGTAGCTAGCAAGGCGGGAATTATAAGAACAGCCGAAGCTTTTGAAGGAATTGTTTTTAAAGGTGTTGGTACAGATTACAAATGGGATAATATAAAGGAATACCTGGTTTCGGGTAGATTGCCTAATTTATCGGCAAGTCTAAATTCGGAAGTATTGATTTCTCAATTTTTGGCTAATAGGTTAAAGCTTAAAGTAGATGATGAATTCAATACCTTCTTTATGAGAGAAGGGCAAAATAAATTACCTAATATAAGGAGGTTTAAAATCGTTGGGATTTTTAATTCAGGTTTTCAGGAATTTGATGCAACTTACGTATTGGGTGATATTCGACATATTCAGCGAATTAATAAATGGAAACCAGATCAGGTTGGTGCTTTTGAGGTTTTTGTAAATGATTTTGATAATATAGAGACTGTCGGAGAACAGGTTTACGAGCATACTGGTTCAACTTTGGATTCACAGACTATAGTTGAGAAATACAGTTATATTTTTGAATGGCTTCAATTGTTTGATTTCAATATTGTAGTTATACTTATTGTAATGATATTAGTTGCGACCATCAATATGGTTGTAGCATTGTTGGTTTTGATTTTGGAGCGAACACAAATGATAGGGATTTTAAAAGCAATAGGTGCTAGCAACTGGACAATCCGAAAAATGTTTTTGTATAACGCTTCCTATTTAATATTCCAAGGATTGTTTTGGGGGAATCTAATAGGTATTGCGATTCTCTTAATCCAAAAGTATTTCGGAATCGTTGAGCTTAATCCAGAGAATTACTATGTAAATCAAGCGCCTGTTTATATAAATGTCGTTTATATTATACTATTAAATGTATTAACGGTTGGGGTTTGTTTCTTGGTCTTGCTAATTCCGTCTTATATTATTACTAAAATAACCCCGGTAAAAGCAATTCGATTCGATTAA
- a CDS encoding YkgJ family cysteine cluster protein, translating into MLKPSLNDLGKLAKDKQLENKKYFDKLKKKTPKNLDYVMQDLHDAEFKKTDCLECANCCKTTGPLFTSADIERISKHLRQKPQQFIDQYLRIDEDKDYVLQTVPCAFLDSDNTCFIYDVRPKACREFPHTDRKKFQQITDITLKNIPICPAAYNIVEEMKKKMPL; encoded by the coding sequence ATGCTCAAACCTTCTTTAAACGATCTCGGAAAACTAGCCAAAGATAAGCAACTTGAAAACAAAAAGTATTTTGATAAGCTTAAAAAGAAAACGCCTAAGAATTTAGATTATGTGATGCAGGATTTACACGATGCTGAATTTAAGAAAACGGATTGTTTAGAGTGTGCTAATTGTTGTAAAACGACTGGACCATTATTTACTTCTGCCGATATTGAACGAATTTCAAAACATCTAAGGCAAAAACCACAGCAGTTTATTGATCAATACCTTCGCATAGATGAAGATAAAGATTATGTTCTGCAAACTGTTCCTTGTGCTTTTCTGGATTCGGATAATACTTGTTTTATTTATGATGTGCGCCCTAAAGCTTGTCGTGAATTTCCGCATACCGATAGAAAGAAGTTTCAGCAGATAACCGATATTACTTTAAAGAACATACCGATTTGTCCGGCGGCTTATAATATTGTAGAGGAAATGAAAAAGAAAATGCCTCTTTAA
- a CDS encoding class I SAM-dependent methyltransferase, with protein MKDLFGKAILDHQTNNSPEDLITETTISEEDEMSVTYLFRNFEAMPTIEQKALQLAKGKTLDVGAGAGSHSLYLQNERNLDITAIDISANAIKTCQLRGLKKALVQDILTLENEKYDTILLLMNGTGIFGTLKNTPKFLQKLKSLLNPGGQILIDSSDIIYMFDEDEDGAYEVPANTYYGELEFTVSYKGEKEDSFPWLYLDYNTLQNAANDNGLQCELIIEGEHYDYLARLSI; from the coding sequence ATGAAAGACCTATTTGGAAAAGCCATTCTTGACCACCAAACGAATAATTCTCCAGAAGATTTAATTACTGAAACCACTATTTCGGAAGAAGATGAAATGAGTGTTACTTATTTATTCCGAAATTTCGAAGCAATGCCTACTATCGAACAAAAAGCATTGCAATTAGCCAAAGGAAAAACACTTGATGTTGGTGCCGGCGCCGGAAGCCATAGTTTGTATTTACAAAACGAAAGGAATTTAGACATAACTGCAATTGACATTTCAGCAAATGCTATTAAAACTTGCCAACTTCGCGGTCTCAAAAAAGCTTTGGTTCAAGACATTTTGACTTTAGAAAATGAAAAATACGATACTATTTTGCTACTTATGAATGGCACAGGTATTTTTGGCACTTTAAAAAATACTCCTAAGTTTCTTCAAAAATTAAAATCCTTATTAAATCCCGGAGGACAAATTTTGATTGACAGTTCGGACATCATTTATATGTTTGACGAAGATGAAGACGGCGCATACGAAGTTCCAGCGAATACTTATTATGGTGAATTAGAATTTACCGTTAGCTATAAAGGCGAAAAAGAAGATTCTTTTCCTTGGCTTTATCTTGACTACAATACTTTGCAAAATGCAGCAAATGATAACGGACTGCAATGTGAACTAATTATAGAAGGCGAACATTATGACTATCTGGCCAGACTTTCAATATAA
- a CDS encoding 7-carboxy-7-deazaguanine synthase QueE translates to MLSKEIQLEVNKGAMLPLMEEFYTIQGEGFHTGTAAYFIRIGGCDVGCHWCDVKESWNAELHPPTSIDHIVDNASKYADTVVITGGEPLTWDMSLLTSRLKDKNLKVHIETSGAYPLSGTWDWICLSPKKNKLPTETVYNAAHELKVIIHNKHDFIFAEEQAELVNHKAILFLQPEWSKKEEMTPLIVEYVMNNPKWRVSLQTHKYLNIP, encoded by the coding sequence ATGCTATCAAAAGAAATTCAATTAGAAGTGAACAAAGGTGCTATGTTGCCTTTGATGGAGGAATTTTATACCATTCAGGGAGAAGGATTTCATACTGGAACAGCAGCTTATTTTATTAGAATCGGTGGATGTGATGTTGGCTGTCATTGGTGCGATGTTAAAGAAAGTTGGAATGCCGAATTGCATCCTCCTACAAGTATTGATCACATAGTTGATAATGCCAGTAAATATGCTGACACCGTTGTTATAACAGGGGGAGAACCTTTAACTTGGGATATGTCTTTATTGACTTCAAGGTTGAAAGATAAAAATTTGAAAGTACACATTGAAACTTCTGGAGCTTATCCGCTTTCGGGAACTTGGGATTGGATTTGTCTTTCGCCAAAGAAAAATAAATTACCAACAGAAACTGTTTACAATGCTGCTCATGAATTGAAGGTGATTATTCACAACAAGCATGATTTTATTTTTGCAGAAGAGCAAGCAGAATTAGTAAATCATAAGGCTATTTTGTTTTTACAGCCTGAATGGAGTAAAAAAGAAGAAATGACGCCGCTAATTGTAGAGTATGTAATGAATAATCCAAAATGGAGGGTTTCGTTGCAAACACATAAATATTTGAATATTCCTTAA